Part of the Aquamicrobium lusatiense genome is shown below.
CCGGCCTGAGAGGCGGAATTCATCCCCTCTTGTCCACAGTCGCCCACAGAGCCGGATGTATGGTGTGAACAAGCCACAAAGTTTCTTTCATCTGCACATGATTTCTGACGCGACGGGCGAGACTCTTCTGGCCGCGGGCCGCGCTGCATCCGCGCAATACAAGGATGCACGGGCGATCGAGCACATCTATCCGCTGATCCGCAACGAAAAGCAGCTGATGAAGGTGTTCGAGGAGATCGAGGAGGAGCCGGGCATCATCCTCTATACGGTCGTGGACCAGAAGCTCGCACGCATCATAGACGATCATTGCGCCTCGATGGGGCTGCCCTGCGTTTCGGTACTCGAACCGGTGCTGACCGTATTCCAGTCCTATCTCGGCACGCCGGCCGGTCGGAGGGTGGGCGCTCAGCATGTTCTGGATGCCGATTACTTCCGCCGCATCGACGCGCTCAACTTCACCATGGAGCATGATGACGGGCAGTTGCCGGTCGATATGGATGATGCCGATGTGGTGCTGATCGGCATCTCGCGCACGTCAAAGACCCCGACCAGCATCTATCTCGCCAATCGCGGCATCAAGACCGCCAATATCCCCATTGTTCTGGATGTTCCCGTGCCTGACAGTCTGGTCAAGGCCAGAAAGCCGCTGATCGTGGGGCTGATCGCCACCGCCGAACGCATATCCCATATCCGCCAGAACAGGACGCTCGGCAACACCACCGGTTTCGAGGGCGGCACCTATATCGACAGGGCCTCGATCACCGAGGAACTGGCCTATGCGCGCAAGATCTGCACCCGCTACAACTGGCCGATGATCGACGTCAGCCGCCGTTCGATTGAGGAGACGGCGGCGGCTATTCTTGCCCTGCGCAACAAGAGCCGGTAATCGCTGGCATAGTGAACCGAAGCGTGAAAACCGAAGCCGGACTATCCAGATGACGGAAAAACTCGTTCTTGCCTCAGGCAGCCCTTTCCGCAAGGCCATGCTGGTCAGTGCCGGAGTGGATGTGGAAGCGGTTCCGGCCGAGATCGATGAGCGCGCCGTGGAAGCCCCGCTGCAGGACAGCGGTGTCTCTCCGGAAGATGTCGCCGTCATCCTTGCCGAAGCCAAGGCACTGGAAGTGAGCGAGCGTCGGCCCGGTGCGCTGGTTCTGGGTTGCGACCAGACGCTTTCGCTGGGCGATGAGGTGTTTCACAAACCGGCGGGCATGGAAGGCGCGCGCCGTCATCTTCTGGCGCTGTCTGGAAAGACCCATCAGCTGAACAGCGCGGCGGTTCTGGTCCGCAACGGCGAGGTTTTGTGGCGCCATGTCGGCATCGCCAATCTCACCATGCGCAAGCTGGAGCCTGCTTTTATCGGAAGGCATCTGGCGCGTGTCGGCGACAAGGCCCTGTCCAGCGTTGGGGCCTATCAGATCGAGGGCGAGGGCATTCAGCTTTTCGAGAAGGTCGAGGGCGATCACTTCACCATTGTCGGCCTGCCGCTGCTGCCGCTGCTGAGCGAACTGCGCCGGCTGGGAGCGATCGATGGCTGAAGCAATGAACAAGGCCTTCGTCATCGGCCATCCCATCGCCCATTCGCGGTCGCCTAAAATTCACGGCCACTGGCTGAAGGCCCATGCTCTCGCCGGCAGCTATGAGGCGATAGATGTCGCCCCGGCCGATCTGCCGGAATTTGTTGCCGGCCTGCGCAAGAACGGGTTTTGCGGAGGCAATGTCACCATTCCGCACAAGGAAGCCGTGTTCGCGCTGGTCGACCGGATCGATCCTGCTGCGGAACAGATCGGTGCGGTCAACACGCTGTGGTTCGAAGGTGAGACCCTGGTCGGCGGCAACACCGATGCGCATGGCTTTGCGGCGAATCTCGATGAATTTGCACCGGGCTGGGCCGAAAACGGTCCAGCGGTCGTTTTGGGAGCTGGGGGCGCGGCGCGTGCCATCATTCATGCCCTGAAGGAACGGGGCGTGCGCGATATCCGCATCGTCAACCGTACCCTGTCGCGTGCGCAGGAACTGCGGGATCGGTTTGGAGCCGGCATCACCGCCCATGAAATGGCAGCGGTGAACGAATTGCTGGATGATGCCGGTCTGCTGGTGAACACCACGGCGCTTGGCATGCATGGCAATGAGGGATTGCCCGCCGACCCCGCCGGTCTGCCTGAAAAGGCCATCGTTACCGATATCGTCTATGTTCCGCTGGAAACGCCACTGTTGGCCGCCGCGCGGGCACAAGGCCTGAAATGCGTGGACGGGCTCGGCATGTTGTTGCATCAGGCGGTGCCGGGTTTCGAACGCTGGTTCAGCCGTCGCCCGGAAGTCACGGCCGAATTGCGTAACCTCGTTCTTGCCGATCTGGCGGGTAGCTGATGATTGTGCTCGGCCTGACCGGATCGATCGGCATGGGAAAATCCGCGACGGCGCGGATTTTTCAGGAGGAAGGCGTTCCGTTTCACGATTCCGATGAAGCCGTTCATCGTCTGTATGCGGGAGTGGCAGCGCCTCTGGTGGAGGCTGCCTTTCCGGGCACCACGGTGAAGGGTGTCGTCGACCGCGCCGAACTCGGCAAGCGGGTTCTGGGCAACCCCGCGGCCCTGAAGCGGTTGGAAGAAATCGTCCATCCGCTGGTGCGCGCCGATGCCGACCGGTTTCTCGCCGAACAGCGTGCCGCCGGAGCGCAGCTGGCGGTGCTCGACATACCGCTTCTGTTCGAAACCGGCGGCAGGGAGCGGGTCGATAAAGTCGTCGTCGTTTCCGCACCCGCCGAAGCCCAGCGCGAACGGGTGCTGGCGCGGCCCGGCATGACGCCGGAAAAGTTCGAGTCCATTCTGGCAAAGCAGATGCCTGATGCTGAAAAACGCCGTCTGGCAGATTATGTTGTCGATACCGGCAGCGGTTTCGATGTCACCCGCGCTCATATCCGCCGCATCATTGCCGAACTGGCAGGAGACAGGGCCGGGCAGGCTGATCGCTGAACAGGTCGGCGATCCGGTATTTTGACAGACTGGCTCAGGAGAGCAAAACAGTGCGTGAAATCATATTCGATACGGAAACCACGGGGCTCGATTCACGCGAGGATCGCATCATCGAGATCGGTGGTATCGAGCTGCTGAACCGGTTTCCGACCGGGCGCACCTTTCACCACTACATCAATCCGCAGGGTCGCCAGATTCACCCCGATGCGCAGGCCGTGCATGGTATCAGCGCCGAGGATCTGGTGGGCAAGCCCGGCTTTTCCGACATTGCGGACGAATTCATGGGTTTTTTCGAAGGCGCGCGGCTGGTGGCCCACAACGCCAGTTTCGACATCAATTTCATCAACGCCGAACTGGCCCGCATCGGTCAGCCGCCGGTAGCGCCCGATCTGGTGGTCGACACGCTGGCACTTGCCAAGCGCAAGCACCCGATGGGCCCGAATTCGCTGGATGCGCTGTGCCGCCGCTACGGCATCGACAACAGCCACCGCACCAAGCACGGCGCGCTGCTCGACTCCGAGCTTCTGGCGGAAGTCTATATCGAGCTGATCGGCGGCAAGCAGGCAGCACTCGTGCTGGATGCGGCCGTCAAGACGGGTGTCGAACAGGTCCGCGCTGAAACCACCGAAGTGAAGATAAGCGCCCGCCCCTCGCCCCTGCCGCCGCGGCTGAGCGAGGCCGAACGTGCCGCCCATGCCGCGCTGGTTGAATCGATGGGTGAAAAGGCTCTCTGGCTTCAGGCCGCGGATCGAAGCGCATCCTGATCGGCATGCGTTCAAAACGCATTTATCTTATTGATTTTATTGAATTAATAAAATGTGAAGCCAACAAAAAACCCGGCGCGAGGCCGGGTTTTTGATAGTGCCGTTCTGGCGGTGGCTCAGCTCACCTGAACCTTGGAAGCAGCCTGATCCTCGGCGATCTTCTGCTGGAACATCTGCGCGAAATCGATCGGGTCGAGCATCAGCGGCGGGAAGCCGCCATTGCGGGTTGCGTCGGCAATGATCTGGCGCGCGAAGGGGAACAGCAGGCGCGGGCATTCGATGAACAGCAGCGGCAGCATGTGCTCCTGCGGGAAGCCGTCGATGTTGAAGACGCCGCCATAGAGAAGCTCGACATTGAACAGAACGTCTTTGTCGACGGTGGCCTTCGCGGTCAGCGACAGGTGCACGTCGAACTGCTTCTCCGAAAGCGGATTGGCGTTGACGTTGACGTTGATGGCAATGCCCGGAGCCTTGTCGCGGCCGCGCAGCGAATTCGGCGCGCCGGGGCTCTCGAAGGACAGATCCTTCACATACTGAGCCAGCACATTGAGCGTCGGCTGCTGCTGGGTTGCGGTGCCATTGCCGTTGCCGGCTTTCTTTTCATTCTCGTCGGCCATGAGCCCTGTTCCTGTTTTCGGACCGTGTGGCCCCGAGGTGGATTCGCGGGGTTGGCTATCACGGCAGGGCAGCCAAGACAAGGTTTTGGCTTTTTACCGGGAACGAAGCGGTTATTCGTCAGGAAGCCGCCGCCATGGCGAATTCTCATCCGGCTTGCCGTTTCTTCTGAAGTCTTCGCTGTCGAGATCGATCGTATGATCGTCCTGTTCGCGCCGGAAACCGCCCCTGGTGAACTGGCCCCCGCCGAACTGGCCGGCAACAACGACGCGGCGCCCCACAAGGCGCCA
Proteins encoded:
- a CDS encoding pyruvate, phosphate dikinase/phosphoenolpyruvate synthase regulator, producing MNKPQSFFHLHMISDATGETLLAAGRAASAQYKDARAIEHIYPLIRNEKQLMKVFEEIEEEPGIILYTVVDQKLARIIDDHCASMGLPCVSVLEPVLTVFQSYLGTPAGRRVGAQHVLDADYFRRIDALNFTMEHDDGQLPVDMDDADVVLIGISRTSKTPTSIYLANRGIKTANIPIVLDVPVPDSLVKARKPLIVGLIATAERISHIRQNRTLGNTTGFEGGTYIDRASITEELAYARKICTRYNWPMIDVSRRSIEETAAAILALRNKSR
- a CDS encoding Maf-like protein, with translation MTEKLVLASGSPFRKAMLVSAGVDVEAVPAEIDERAVEAPLQDSGVSPEDVAVILAEAKALEVSERRPGALVLGCDQTLSLGDEVFHKPAGMEGARRHLLALSGKTHQLNSAAVLVRNGEVLWRHVGIANLTMRKLEPAFIGRHLARVGDKALSSVGAYQIEGEGIQLFEKVEGDHFTIVGLPLLPLLSELRRLGAIDG
- a CDS encoding shikimate dehydrogenase, encoding MAEAMNKAFVIGHPIAHSRSPKIHGHWLKAHALAGSYEAIDVAPADLPEFVAGLRKNGFCGGNVTIPHKEAVFALVDRIDPAAEQIGAVNTLWFEGETLVGGNTDAHGFAANLDEFAPGWAENGPAVVLGAGGAARAIIHALKERGVRDIRIVNRTLSRAQELRDRFGAGITAHEMAAVNELLDDAGLLVNTTALGMHGNEGLPADPAGLPEKAIVTDIVYVPLETPLLAAARAQGLKCVDGLGMLLHQAVPGFERWFSRRPEVTAELRNLVLADLAGS
- the coaE gene encoding dephospho-CoA kinase (Dephospho-CoA kinase (CoaE) performs the final step in coenzyme A biosynthesis.), which codes for MIVLGLTGSIGMGKSATARIFQEEGVPFHDSDEAVHRLYAGVAAPLVEAAFPGTTVKGVVDRAELGKRVLGNPAALKRLEEIVHPLVRADADRFLAEQRAAGAQLAVLDIPLLFETGGRERVDKVVVVSAPAEAQRERVLARPGMTPEKFESILAKQMPDAEKRRLADYVVDTGSGFDVTRAHIRRIIAELAGDRAGQADR
- the dnaQ gene encoding DNA polymerase III subunit epsilon, with the protein product MREIIFDTETTGLDSREDRIIEIGGIELLNRFPTGRTFHHYINPQGRQIHPDAQAVHGISAEDLVGKPGFSDIADEFMGFFEGARLVAHNASFDINFINAELARIGQPPVAPDLVVDTLALAKRKHPMGPNSLDALCRRYGIDNSHRTKHGALLDSELLAEVYIELIGGKQAALVLDAAVKTGVEQVRAETTEVKISARPSPLPPRLSEAERAAHAALVESMGEKALWLQAADRSAS
- the secB gene encoding protein-export chaperone SecB, with amino-acid sequence MADENEKKAGNGNGTATQQQPTLNVLAQYVKDLSFESPGAPNSLRGRDKAPGIAINVNVNANPLSEKQFDVHLSLTAKATVDKDVLFNVELLYGGVFNIDGFPQEHMLPLLFIECPRLLFPFARQIIADATRNGGFPPLMLDPIDFAQMFQQKIAEDQAASKVQVS